One part of the Arabidopsis thaliana chromosome 1 sequence genome encodes these proteins:
- a CDS encoding GRAS family transcription factor (GRAS family transcription factor; CONTAINS InterPro DOMAIN/s: Transcription factor GRAS (InterPro:IPR005202); BEST Arabidopsis thaliana protein match is: GRAS family transcription factor (TAIR:AT2G29065.1); Has 2426 Blast hits to 2385 proteins in 289 species: Archae - 0; Bacteria - 8; Metazoa - 3; Fungi - 0; Plants - 2411; Viruses - 0; Other Eukaryotes - 4 (source: NCBI BLink).) has protein sequence MESNYSGVVNGYDVSFLPTSIPDLGFGVPSSSDFDLRMDQYYHQPSIWVPDQDHHFSPPADEIDSENTLLKYVNQLLMEESLAEKQSIFYDSLALRQTEEMLQQVISDSQTQSSIPNNSITTSSSSNSGDYSNSSNSSVRIENEVLFDNKHLGDSGVVSFPGSNMLRGGEQFGQPANEILVRSMFSDAESVLQFKRGLEEASKFLPNTDQWIFNLEPEMERVVPVKVEEGWSAISKTRKNHHEREEEEDDLEEARRRSKQFAVNEEDGKLTEMFDKVLLLDGECDPQIIEDGENGSSKALVKKGRAKKKSRAVDFRTLLTLCAQSVSAGDKITADDLLRQIRKQCSPVGDASQRLAHFFANALEARLEGSTGTMIQSYYDSISSKKRTAAQILKSYSVFLSASPFMTLIYFFSNKMILDAAKDASVLHIVDFGILYGFQWPMFIQHLSKSNPGLRKLRITGIEIPQHGLRPTERIQDTGRRLTEYCKRFGVPFEYNAIASKNWETIKMEEFKIRPNEVLAVNAVLRFKNLRDVIPGEEDCPRDGFLKLIRDMNPNVFLSSTVNGSFNAPFFTTRFKEALFHYSALFDLFGATLSKENPERIHFEGEFYGREVMNVIACEGVDRVERPETYKQWQVRMIRAGFKQKPVEAELVQLFREKMKKWGYHKDFVLDEDSNWFLQGWKGRILFSSSCWVPS, from the coding sequence atGGAATCGAATTACTCAGGTGTGGTCAACGGCTACGATGTGAGTTTCTTACCAACTTCGATTCCGGATCTTGGATTCGGTGTTCCTTCTTCTAGTGATTTTGATCTTCGGATGGATCAATACTATCACCAACCTTCGATTTGGGTTCCAGATCAAGATCATCACTTTTCTCCACCAGCTGATGAGATTGATTCTGAAAACACCCTTTTGAAATATGTAAACCAGCTCCTTATGGAAGAGAGTCTCGCTGAGAAGCAGTCTATCTTCTATGATTCCTTGGCTCTTCGACAAACCGAGGAAATGTTGCAGCAAGTCATCAGCGACTCGCAGACTCAGTCTTCTATACCTAATAATTCGATTACTACcagtagtagtagtaatagTGGTGATTATAGTAACAGCAGCAATTCTAGTGTACGCATCGAGAATGAAGTGTTGTTTGATAATAAACATCTTGGTGATTCTGGTGTTGTGTCATTTCCAGGGTCTAACATGTTGCGTGGAGGTGAGCAATTCGGGCAGCCAGCGAATGAGATTCTTGTCAGGAGTATGTTTAGTGATGCAGAATCAGTTCTGCAGTTTAAGAGAGGGTTAGAGGAAGCTAGCAAGTTTCTTCCTAATACTGATCAATGGATCTTTAATCTTGAGCCTGAGATGGAAAGAGTTGTTCCGGTGAAAGTAGAGGAAGGATGGTCAGCTATCTCGAAAACTAGGAAGAATCATCACGAgcgggaagaagaagaagatgatctaGAGGAAGCTAGGAGGAGGAGTAAGCAATTCGCAGTGAATGAGGAAGATGGGAAATTAACAGAAATGTTTGATAAGGTTTTGCTTCTTGATGGTGAATGCGATCCGCAGATTATCGAAGATGGCGAAAATGGTTCAAGCAAGGCTCTGGTTAAGAAAGGCCGCGCGAAAAAGAAGAGTCGAGCGGTTGATTTCCGCACACTTCTCACACTATGCGCACAATCTGTTTCTGCAGGGGATAAGATTACGGCTGATGATTTGCTGAGGCAGATAAGGAAGCAATGTTCACCTGTTGGTGATGCATCACAGAGACTAGCTCATTTCTTCGCCAATGCACTTGAGGCGCGTCTTGAAGGTAGCACAGGAACTATGATCCAGAGTTATTACGATTCCATTTCCTCCAAGAAACGAACAGCTGCACAGATTCTTAAATCCTATAGTGTGTTCTTGTCTGCGTCTCCGTTTATGACTTTGATCtatttcttctccaacaagATGATTCTTGATGCTGCCAAGGATGCTTCGGTTCTTCATATAGTCGATTTTGGGATCCTTTATGGTTTCCAGTGGCCGATGTTTATACAGCACTTATCAAAGAGCAACCCCGGACTACGGAAACTACGGATTACCGGTATCGAGATTCCTCAACATGGGCTTCGTCCAACTGAAAGAATACAGGATACAGGTCGAAGACTGACAGAGTATTGCAAACGGTTTGGTGTTCCATTTGAATACAATGCAATTGCGTCTAAGAACTGGGAAACAATCAAGATGGAGGAGTTCAAGATCCGACCAAACGAAGTTCTTGCAGTTAATGCTGTGCTCCGATTCAAGAACCTCCGAGATGTGATTCCAGGGGAAGAGGATTGCCCGAGGGACGGATTTCTAAAACTGATCAGAGACATGAACCCTAACGTTTTCCTCAGCTCGACAGTCAATGGATCTTTCAACGCACCGTTCTTCACCACACGGTTCAAAGAAGCTTTGTTTCACTACTCGGCACTCTTTGACTTGTTTGGTGCGACTCTGTCCAAAGAAAACCCGGAGAGGATACATTTCGAAGGGGAGTTTTACGGGAGAGAAGTGATGAATGTGATAGCATGTGAAGGAGTAGATAGAGTGGAGAGACCTGAGACGTACAAGCAATGGCAAGTGAGGATGATAAGGGCTGGATTTAAACAGAAGCCAGTGGAGGCAGAGCTTGTGCAGTTATTTAGggaaaagatgaagaaatgggGTTATCATAAAGACTTTGTCCTTGATGAAGATAGTAATTGGTTCTTACAAGGTTGGAAAGGTCGcatcctcttctcttcttcttgttgggTCCCTTCTTAG
- a CDS encoding GRAS family transcription factor, with translation MLRGGEQFGQPANEILVRSMFSDAESVLQFKRGLEEASKFLPNTDQWIFNLEPEMERVVPVKVEEGWSAISKTRKNHHEREEEEDDLEEARRRSKQFAVNEEDGKLTEMFDKVLLLDGECDPQIIEDGENGSSKALVKKGRAKKKSRAVDFRTLLTLCAQSVSAGDKITADDLLRQIRKQCSPVGDASQRLAHFFANALEARLEGSTGTMIQSYYDSISSKKRTAAQILKSYSVFLSASPFMTLIYFFSNKMILDAAKDASVLHIVDFGILYGFQWPMFIQHLSKSNPGLRKLRITGIEIPQHGLRPTERIQDTGRRLTEYCKRFGVPFEYNAIASKNWETIKMEEFKIRPNEVLAVNAVLRFKNLRDVIPGEEDCPRDGFLKLIRDMNPNVFLSSTVNGSFNAPFFTTRFKEALFHYSALFDLFGATLSKENPERIHFEGEFYGREVMNVIACEGVDRVERPETYKQWQVRMIRAGFKQKPVEAELVQLFREKMKKWGYHKDFVLDEDSNWFLQGWKGRILFSSSCWVPS, from the coding sequence ATGTTGCGTGGAGGTGAGCAATTCGGGCAGCCAGCGAATGAGATTCTTGTCAGGAGTATGTTTAGTGATGCAGAATCAGTTCTGCAGTTTAAGAGAGGGTTAGAGGAAGCTAGCAAGTTTCTTCCTAATACTGATCAATGGATCTTTAATCTTGAGCCTGAGATGGAAAGAGTTGTTCCGGTGAAAGTAGAGGAAGGATGGTCAGCTATCTCGAAAACTAGGAAGAATCATCACGAgcgggaagaagaagaagatgatctaGAGGAAGCTAGGAGGAGGAGTAAGCAATTCGCAGTGAATGAGGAAGATGGGAAATTAACAGAAATGTTTGATAAGGTTTTGCTTCTTGATGGTGAATGCGATCCGCAGATTATCGAAGATGGCGAAAATGGTTCAAGCAAGGCTCTGGTTAAGAAAGGCCGCGCGAAAAAGAAGAGTCGAGCGGTTGATTTCCGCACACTTCTCACACTATGCGCACAATCTGTTTCTGCAGGGGATAAGATTACGGCTGATGATTTGCTGAGGCAGATAAGGAAGCAATGTTCACCTGTTGGTGATGCATCACAGAGACTAGCTCATTTCTTCGCCAATGCACTTGAGGCGCGTCTTGAAGGTAGCACAGGAACTATGATCCAGAGTTATTACGATTCCATTTCCTCCAAGAAACGAACAGCTGCACAGATTCTTAAATCCTATAGTGTGTTCTTGTCTGCGTCTCCGTTTATGACTTTGATCtatttcttctccaacaagATGATTCTTGATGCTGCCAAGGATGCTTCGGTTCTTCATATAGTCGATTTTGGGATCCTTTATGGTTTCCAGTGGCCGATGTTTATACAGCACTTATCAAAGAGCAACCCCGGACTACGGAAACTACGGATTACCGGTATCGAGATTCCTCAACATGGGCTTCGTCCAACTGAAAGAATACAGGATACAGGTCGAAGACTGACAGAGTATTGCAAACGGTTTGGTGTTCCATTTGAATACAATGCAATTGCGTCTAAGAACTGGGAAACAATCAAGATGGAGGAGTTCAAGATCCGACCAAACGAAGTTCTTGCAGTTAATGCTGTGCTCCGATTCAAGAACCTCCGAGATGTGATTCCAGGGGAAGAGGATTGCCCGAGGGACGGATTTCTAAAACTGATCAGAGACATGAACCCTAACGTTTTCCTCAGCTCGACAGTCAATGGATCTTTCAACGCACCGTTCTTCACCACACGGTTCAAAGAAGCTTTGTTTCACTACTCGGCACTCTTTGACTTGTTTGGTGCGACTCTGTCCAAAGAAAACCCGGAGAGGATACATTTCGAAGGGGAGTTTTACGGGAGAGAAGTGATGAATGTGATAGCATGTGAAGGAGTAGATAGAGTGGAGAGACCTGAGACGTACAAGCAATGGCAAGTGAGGATGATAAGGGCTGGATTTAAACAGAAGCCAGTGGAGGCAGAGCTTGTGCAGTTATTTAGggaaaagatgaagaaatgggGTTATCATAAAGACTTTGTCCTTGATGAAGATAGTAATTGGTTCTTACAAGGTTGGAAAGGTCGcatcctcttctcttcttcttgttgggTCCCTTCTTAG
- a CDS encoding GRAS family transcription factor, which yields MMESNYSGVVNGYDVSFLPTSIPDLGFGVPSSSDFDLRMDQYYHQPSIWVPDQDHHFSPPADEIDSENTLLKYVNQLLMEESLAEKQSIFYDSLALRQTEEMLQQVISDSQTQSSIPNNSITTSSSSNSGDYSNSSNSSVRIENEVLFDNKHLGDSGVVSFPGSNMLRGGEQFGQPANEILVRSMFSDAESVLQFKRGLEEASKFLPNTDQWIFNLEPEMERVVPVKVEEGWSAISKTRKNHHEREEEEDDLEEARRRSKQFAVNEEDGKLTEMFDKVLLLDGECDPQIIEDGENGSSKALVKKGRAKKKSRAVDFRTLLTLCAQSVSAGDKITADDLLRQIRKQCSPVGDASQRLAHFFANALEARLEGSTGTMIQSYYDSISSKKRTAAQILKSYSVFLSASPFMTLIYFFSNKMILDAAKDASVLHIVDFGILYGFQWPMFIQHLSKSNPGLRKLRITGIEIPQHGLRPTERIQDTGRRLTEYCKRFGVPFEYNAIASKNWETIKMEEFKIRPNEVLAVNAVLRFKNLRDVIPGEEDCPRDGFLKLIRDMNPNVFLSSTVNGSFNAPFFTTRFKEALFHYSALFDLFGATLSKENPERIHFEGEFYGREVMNVIACEGVDRVERPETYKQWQVRMIRAGFKQKPVEAELVQLFREKMKKWGYHKDFVLDEDSNWFLQGWKGRILFSSSCWVPS from the coding sequence atgatGGAATCGAATTACTCAGGTGTGGTCAACGGCTACGATGTGAGTTTCTTACCAACTTCGATTCCGGATCTTGGATTCGGTGTTCCTTCTTCTAGTGATTTTGATCTTCGGATGGATCAATACTATCACCAACCTTCGATTTGGGTTCCAGATCAAGATCATCACTTTTCTCCACCAGCTGATGAGATTGATTCTGAAAACACCCTTTTGAAATATGTAAACCAGCTCCTTATGGAAGAGAGTCTCGCTGAGAAGCAGTCTATCTTCTATGATTCCTTGGCTCTTCGACAAACCGAGGAAATGTTGCAGCAAGTCATCAGCGACTCGCAGACTCAGTCTTCTATACCTAATAATTCGATTACTACcagtagtagtagtaatagTGGTGATTATAGTAACAGCAGCAATTCTAGTGTACGCATCGAGAATGAAGTGTTGTTTGATAATAAACATCTTGGTGATTCTGGTGTTGTGTCATTTCCAGGGTCTAACATGTTGCGTGGAGGTGAGCAATTCGGGCAGCCAGCGAATGAGATTCTTGTCAGGAGTATGTTTAGTGATGCAGAATCAGTTCTGCAGTTTAAGAGAGGGTTAGAGGAAGCTAGCAAGTTTCTTCCTAATACTGATCAATGGATCTTTAATCTTGAGCCTGAGATGGAAAGAGTTGTTCCGGTGAAAGTAGAGGAAGGATGGTCAGCTATCTCGAAAACTAGGAAGAATCATCACGAgcgggaagaagaagaagatgatctaGAGGAAGCTAGGAGGAGGAGTAAGCAATTCGCAGTGAATGAGGAAGATGGGAAATTAACAGAAATGTTTGATAAGGTTTTGCTTCTTGATGGTGAATGCGATCCGCAGATTATCGAAGATGGCGAAAATGGTTCAAGCAAGGCTCTGGTTAAGAAAGGCCGCGCGAAAAAGAAGAGTCGAGCGGTTGATTTCCGCACACTTCTCACACTATGCGCACAATCTGTTTCTGCAGGGGATAAGATTACGGCTGATGATTTGCTGAGGCAGATAAGGAAGCAATGTTCACCTGTTGGTGATGCATCACAGAGACTAGCTCATTTCTTCGCCAATGCACTTGAGGCGCGTCTTGAAGGTAGCACAGGAACTATGATCCAGAGTTATTACGATTCCATTTCCTCCAAGAAACGAACAGCTGCACAGATTCTTAAATCCTATAGTGTGTTCTTGTCTGCGTCTCCGTTTATGACTTTGATCtatttcttctccaacaagATGATTCTTGATGCTGCCAAGGATGCTTCGGTTCTTCATATAGTCGATTTTGGGATCCTTTATGGTTTCCAGTGGCCGATGTTTATACAGCACTTATCAAAGAGCAACCCCGGACTACGGAAACTACGGATTACCGGTATCGAGATTCCTCAACATGGGCTTCGTCCAACTGAAAGAATACAGGATACAGGTCGAAGACTGACAGAGTATTGCAAACGGTTTGGTGTTCCATTTGAATACAATGCAATTGCGTCTAAGAACTGGGAAACAATCAAGATGGAGGAGTTCAAGATCCGACCAAACGAAGTTCTTGCAGTTAATGCTGTGCTCCGATTCAAGAACCTCCGAGATGTGATTCCAGGGGAAGAGGATTGCCCGAGGGACGGATTTCTAAAACTGATCAGAGACATGAACCCTAACGTTTTCCTCAGCTCGACAGTCAATGGATCTTTCAACGCACCGTTCTTCACCACACGGTTCAAAGAAGCTTTGTTTCACTACTCGGCACTCTTTGACTTGTTTGGTGCGACTCTGTCCAAAGAAAACCCGGAGAGGATACATTTCGAAGGGGAGTTTTACGGGAGAGAAGTGATGAATGTGATAGCATGTGAAGGAGTAGATAGAGTGGAGAGACCTGAGACGTACAAGCAATGGCAAGTGAGGATGATAAGGGCTGGATTTAAACAGAAGCCAGTGGAGGCAGAGCTTGTGCAGTTATTTAGggaaaagatgaagaaatgggGTTATCATAAAGACTTTGTCCTTGATGAAGATAGTAATTGGTTCTTACAAGGTTGGAAAGGTCGcatcctcttctcttcttcttgttgggTCCCTTCTTAG
- the SCL14 gene encoding SCARECROW-like 14 (SCARECROW-like 14 (SCL14); CONTAINS InterPro DOMAIN/s: Transcription factor GRAS (InterPro:IPR005202); BEST Arabidopsis thaliana protein match is: GRAS family transcription factor (TAIR:AT2G29060.1); Has 2535 Blast hits to 2449 proteins in 301 species: Archae - 0; Bacteria - 12; Metazoa - 27; Fungi - 4; Plants - 2483; Viruses - 0; Other Eukaryotes - 9 (source: NCBI BLink).): protein MGSYPDGFPGSMDELDFNKDFDLPPSSNQTLGLANGFYLDDLDFSSLDPPEAYPSQNNNNNNINNKAVAGDLLSSSSDDADFSDSVLKYISQVLMEEDMEEKPCMFHDALALQAAEKSLYEALGEKYPSSSSASSVDHPERLASDSPDGSCSGGAFSDYASTTTTTSSDSHWSVDGLENRPSWLHTPMPSNFVFQSTSRSNSVTGGGGGGNSAVYGSGFGDDLVSNMFKDDELAMQFKKGVEEASKFLPKSSQLFIDVDSYIPMNSGSKENGSEVFVKTEKKDETEHHHHHSYAPPPNRLTGKKSHWRDEDEDFVEERSNKQSAVYVEESELSEMFDKILVCGPGKPVCILNQNFPTESAKVVTAQSNGAKIRGKKSTSTSHSNDSKKETADLRTLLVLCAQAVSVDDRRTANEMLRQIREHSSPLGNGSERLAHYFANSLEARLAGTGTQIYTALSSKKTSAADMLKAYQTYMSVCPFKKAAIIFANHSMMRFTANANTIHIIDFGISYGFQWPALIHRLSLSRPGGSPKLRITGIELPQRGFRPAEGVQETGHRLARYCQRHNVPFEYNAIAQKWETIQVEDLKLRQGEYVVVNSLFRFRNLLDETVLVNSPRDAVLKLIRKINPNVFIPAILSGNYNAPFFVTRFREALFHYSAVFDMCDSKLAREDEMRLMYEKEFYGREIVNVVACEGTERVERPETYKQWQARLIRAGFRQLPLEKELMQNLKLKIENGYDKNFDVDQNGNWLLQGWKGRIVYASSLWVPSSS, encoded by the coding sequence ATGGGTTCTTATCCGGATGGATTCCCTGGATCCATGGACGAGTTGGATTTCAATAAGGACTTTGATTTGCCTCCCTCCTCAAACCAAACCTTAGGTTTAGCTAATGGGTTCTATTTAGATGACTTAGATTTCTCATCCTTGGATCCTCCAGAGGCATATCCCTcccagaacaacaacaacaacaacatcaacaacaaagcTGTAGCAGGAGATCtgttatcatcttcatctgaTGACGCTGATTTCTCTGATTCTGTTTTGAAGTATATAAGCCAAGTTCTTATGGAAGAGGATATGGAAGAGAAGCCTTGTATGTTTCATGACGCTTTGGCTCTTCAAGCTGCTGAGAAATCTCTCTATGAGGCTCTTGGTGAGAAATACCCTTCTTcgtcttctgcttcttctgtgGATCATCCTGAGAGATTGGCTAGTGATAGCCCTGACGGTTCTTGTTCAGGTGGTGCTTTTAGTGATTACGCTAGCACCACTACCACTACTTCCTCTGATTCTCACTGGAGTGTTGATGGTTTGGAGAATAGACCTTCTTGGTTACATACACCTATGCCgagtaattttgttttccagtCTACTTCTAGGTCCAACAGTGTCaccggtggtggtggtggtggtaatAGTGCGGTTTACGGTTCAGGTTTTGGCGATGATTTGGTTTCGAATATGTTTAAAGATGATGAATTGGCTATGCAGTTCAAGAAAGGGGTTGAGGAAGCTAGTAAGTTCCTTCCTAAGTCTTCTCAGCTCTTTATTGATGTGGATAGTTACATCCCTATGAATTCTGGTTCCAAGGAAAATGGTTCTGAGGTTTTTGTTAAGacggagaagaaagatgagacagagcatcatcatcatcatagcTATGCTCCTCCTCCCAACAGATTAACTGGTAAGAAAAGCCATTGGCGcgacgaagatgaagatttcgttgaagaaagaagtaaCAAGCAATCAGCTGTTTATGTTGAGGAAAGCGAGCTTTCTGAAATGTTTGATAAGATCTTGGTATGTGGCCCTGGGAAACCTGTATGCATTCTTAACCAGAACTTTCCTACAGAATCCGCTAAAGTCGTGACCGCACAGTCAAATGGAGCAAAGATTCGTGGGAAGAAATCAACTTCTACTAGTCATAGTAACGATTCTAAGAAAGAAACTGCTGATTTGAGGACTCTTTTGGTGTTATGTGCACAAGCTGTATCAGTGGATGATCGTAGAACCGCCAACGAAATGCTAAGGCAGATACGAGAGCATTCTTCGCCTCTAGGCAATGGTTCAGAGCGGTTGGCTCATTATTTTGCAAATAGTCTTGAAGCACGCTTAGCTGGGACCGGTACACAGATCTACACCGCTTTATCTTCGAAGAAAACGTCTGCAGCAGACATGTTGAAGGCTTACCAGACATACATGTCGGTCTGCCCTTTCAAGAAAGCTGCTATCATATTTGCTAACCACAGCATGATGCGTTTCACTGCAAACGCCAACACGATCCACATAATAGATTTCGGAATATCTTACGGTTTTCAGTGGCCTGCTCTGATTCATCGCCTCTCGCTCAGCAGACCTGGTGGTTCGCCTAAGCTTCGAATTACCGGTATAGAGCTTCCTCAGCGCGGTTTTAGACCAGCGGAAGGAGTTCAGGAGACAGGTCATCGCTTGGCTCGATACTGTCAGCGACACAATGTTCCGTTTGAGTACAACGCAATTGCTCAGAAATGGGAAACGATCCAAGTCGAAGACTTAAAGCTTCGACAAGGAGAGTATGTGGTTGTGAACTCTTTGTTCCGTTTCAGGAACCTTCTAGATGAGACCGTTCTGGTAAACAGCCCGAGAGATGCAGTTTTGAAGctgataagaaaaataaacccGAATGTCTTCATTCCAGCGATCTTAAGCGGGAATTACAACGCGCCATTCTTTGTCACGAGGTTCAGAGAAGCGTTGTTTCATTACTCGGCTGTGTTTGATATGTGTGACTCGAAGCTAGCTAGGGAAGACGAGATGAGGCTGATGTATGAGAAAGAGTTTTATGGGAGAGAGATTGTGAATGTTGTGGCTTGTGAAGGAACAGAGAGAGTGGAGAGACCAGAGACATATAAGCAGTGGCAGGCGAGACTGATCCGAGCCGGATTTAGACAGCTTCCGCTTGAGAAGGAACTGATGCAGAATCTGAAGTTGAAAATCGAAAACGGGTACGATAAAAACTTCGATGTTGATCAAAACGGTAACTGGTTACTTCAAGGGTGGAAAGGTAGAATCGTGTATGCTTCATCTCTATGGGTTCCTTCGTCTTCATAG
- the TRFL2 gene encoding TRF-like 2 (TRF-like 2 (TRFL2); FUNCTIONS IN: DNA binding; INVOLVED IN: regulation of transcription; EXPRESSED IN: petal, leaf whorl, flower; EXPRESSED DURING: 4 anthesis, petal differentiation and expansion stage; CONTAINS InterPro DOMAIN/s: SANT, DNA-binding (InterPro:IPR001005), Homeodomain-like (InterPro:IPR009057), HTH transcriptional regulator, Myb-type, DNA-binding (InterPro:IPR017930), Homeodomain-related (InterPro:IPR012287); BEST Arabidopsis thaliana protein match is: TRF-like 1 (TAIR:AT3G46590.2); Has 350 Blast hits to 338 proteins in 50 species: Archae - 0; Bacteria - 0; Metazoa - 10; Fungi - 4; Plants - 309; Viruses - 0; Other Eukaryotes - 27 (source: NCBI BLink).) — MVLQKRPDYGFNGYEVPHTPRAARSPRKSAFKKKSENHQISSFDLLAAVAGKLLLEGGNSSSSSNNTSGNNEDQCAVKKEPLNGGDIMVEEETTNSDHDNNNAERSFFVSEILQKSHEMQSFNRSPSPLKEFHFGSSSGITSDSSEKFETQELAYDESKINNGDCYRSESNDKKSMLGGLNFEAKLSRNVVGKDEKHIGSGFRKPIPQNPSTCSDDVDLHGKENDDGENFSACYRTKSFRSTLRIGDRRIRKVWASKYCKVPPKLKDTTVTNSDLDLKSDYYSKKHCLKSLRSERNYPIKKRRYFDGYTASQSEETNKNEGQSGSPRKASAFLSSIACQKQPAAFQSPRDSNNVKLGIKSFRVPELFIEIPETATVGSLKRTVLEAVTSILGGGLRIGVLVHGKKVRDDSKMLLQTGLSLDTLSDTLGFCLEPNPPQSTKPLSPEDSDFARPCNVPHTLTRCLPSPGKHAKPSNSVESDLDSKPSAPNRGKTIYSRALIPVSPLHAQALTVVPPRKTKRSEVAQRRIRRPFSVAEVEALVQAVERLGTGRWRDVKLRAFDNAKHRTYVDLKDKWKTLVHTARISPQQRRGEPVPQELLDRVLTAHAYWSQQQGKHQLLEGPQQLETSLGL, encoded by the exons ATGGTGTTGCAAAAGAGGCCCGATTATGGATTCAATGGCTATGAGGTGCCTCACACACCTCGAGCTGCCAGATCACCAAGA AAGAGTGCTTTCAAGAAGAAAAGCGAAAACCATCAAATATCGTCTTTCGATTTGTTGGCTGCAGTAGCTGGAAAACTGCTGCTTGAAGGTGGgaattcttcttcctcaagtaACAATACCTCTGGTAATAATGAAGATCAGTGTGCAGTTAAGAAAGAGCCGCTTAACGGCGGCGATATAATGGTGGAAGAAGAGACTACAAATTCTGATcatgataataataatgctGAACGGAGTTTCTTTGTCTCTGAGATTCTTCAAAAATCTCATGAAATGCAAAGCTTTAATAGATCTCCAAGTCCCCTTAAAGAGTTCcattttggatcttcttctgGTATAACTTCTGATTCCTCTGAGAAGTTTGAAACTCAAGAATTGGCGTATGATGAATCCAAGATCAATAATGGTGATTGCTATAGGTCAGAGTCTAATGATAAGAAATCAATGCTTGGAGGGTTAAATTTTGAAGCAAAGTTATCAAGGAATGTTGTAGGTAAGGATGAGAAACATATAGGTAGTGGATTCAGGAAACCTATTCCCCAAAATCCTTCAACATGCTCCGATGATGTAGATTTACACGGTAAGGAAAATGATGATGGCGAAAACTTCTCAGCCTGTTACAGAACAAAATCATTTAGGTCAACTCTGCGTATTGGAGATAGAAGAATAAGGAAAGTTTGGGCTTCCAAGTATTGTAAAGTCCCTCCAAAGCTGAAAGATACAACAGTAACTAATTCAG acTTGGACTTGAAGTCTGATTACTATAGCAAGAAACATTGTCTTAAAAGCTTAAGATCAGAGAGGAACTATCcaataaagaaaaggagatACTTTGATGGTTATACAGCATCACAATCCgaggaaacaaataaaaatgaaggcCAGTCTGGTTCACCTCGAAAGG CTTCAGCTTTTCTATCATCCATAGCTTGTCAGAAGCAGCCTGCAGCATTCCAATCACCAAGAGATTCTAATAACG TGAAACTTGGAATCAAGTCATTTAGAGTCCCTGAACTTTTCATTGAAATTCCAGAGACAGCTACTGTCGGTTCGCTAAAG AGGACAGTGTTGGAAGCTGTGACCTCGATACTTGGAGGTGGATTACGCATAGGTGTTCTGGTTCATGGGAAAAAGGTTAGAGACGACAGTAAAATGCTTCTACAGACTGGACTCTCTCTAGACACTCTTTCAGACACTTTAGGGTTTTGTCTTGAGCCAAATCCTCCACAATCCACAAAACCACTATCTCCTGAAGATTCTGACTTTGCACGTCCCTGTAATGTACCTCACACTCTAACAAG GTGTCTCCCATCACCAGGGAAGCATGCTAAACCGAGTAACTCTGTAGAAAGTGACCTTGACTCCAAACCCTCTGCACCAAATAGGGGTAAAACCATCTACTCGAGAGCCTTGATTCCTGTATCTCCTCTGCATGCTCAGGCGTTGACAGTAGTCCCACCTCGGAAAACCAAGCGATCTGAAGTGGCACAGCGTAGGATCCGTCGACCTTTTTCTGTTGCTGAAGTAGAGGCCCTTGTTCAAGCTGTGGAGAGACTTGGGACCGGAAG GTGGCGTGACGTAAAATTGCGAGCTTTTGATAATGCTAAGCACCGTACTTACGTTGATTTGAAG GACAAATGGAAGACGCTGGTGCACACAGCAAGAATATCACCGCAACAAAGGAGAGGTGAGCCAGTTCCACAGGAGCTCTTAGACCGGGTACTAACGGCTCATGCCTACTGGTCCCAGCAACAGGGGAAACACCAGTTACTAGAGGGACCCCAGCAGCTCGAGACCAGTCTTGGTCTATAG